In the Leptospira bourretii genome, one interval contains:
- a CDS encoding DUF2750 domain-containing protein, with product MSINSINYHSFYKEVVKNKSVYSIKDESGFPTPISENGKRAMPFWSSEKRAMNIISNSKNYSKFQIEKIPLNLFLNNWLTGLIKDDLMIGINWSGSKATGFDLNPKDVLYNFNELLKQKN from the coding sequence ATGTCTATTAATTCCATCAATTATCATAGCTTTTATAAAGAAGTAGTAAAAAACAAATCAGTCTATAGTATAAAGGACGAAAGTGGCTTTCCTACACCAATCAGCGAAAACGGAAAAAGAGCCATGCCGTTCTGGTCTTCTGAAAAAAGAGCAATGAACATCATTTCCAACTCCAAGAATTATTCGAAATTTCAAATCGAAAAAATTCCCTTAAATTTATTTTTGAATAACTGGCTTACTGGTTTGATTAAAGATGACTTAATGATAGGAATAAACTGGTCAGGAAGCAAAGCGACGGGTTTCGATCTTAACCCAAAAGATGTGTTATATAATTTCAATGAGCTTTTAAAACAAAAAAATTGA